One segment of Gammaproteobacteria bacterium DNA contains the following:
- a CDS encoding class I SAM-dependent methyltransferase produces MRTIPPYLACPCEQHSTLQISQDGLHCLACGQYFETVDGVLDLLMGERFDDEQCDCMWSNEEMTGRFLSQNYLDPLLKHLFDNRLDNALRILSIGCGVGSDVETLNELGYEACGVDAGSRAKYWMRRQWPDRYYLANGKHLPFADESFDVVLMGCVIPHIGVVGDTQTTTLDYLEQRQRAAREMRRVVKKGGYILISSPNRLCPLDFFHRSRHDAHMPRLHSRQEPFLLSVDDYAMLLREDGDCQHIKVLPLRGYWGFFSSSRYLLGRILQLPVRFYFNQFMSWQWTSKLRSTGLNPWLILLVQR; encoded by the coding sequence ATGAGAACCATTCCACCTTATCTCGCCTGCCCCTGCGAACAGCATTCAACCTTGCAAATTAGCCAGGATGGCTTGCATTGTCTGGCTTGTGGACAATATTTTGAGACTGTCGATGGCGTACTCGATCTGTTGATGGGTGAGCGTTTTGATGATGAGCAGTGCGATTGCATGTGGTCCAATGAGGAAATGACCGGACGTTTTTTGTCACAAAATTACCTTGATCCATTGCTTAAGCATTTATTTGATAATCGCCTCGATAATGCACTACGCATCTTGTCGATCGGTTGTGGCGTTGGTTCGGATGTGGAAACACTTAATGAACTCGGCTACGAAGCCTGTGGAGTGGATGCGGGTAGTCGCGCCAAATACTGGATGCGACGCCAGTGGCCAGATCGCTATTATCTGGCAAACGGTAAGCACCTTCCGTTTGCTGATGAGAGTTTCGATGTCGTGCTTATGGGTTGCGTCATCCCGCATATTGGCGTGGTGGGCGATACCCAGACGACTACCTTAGATTATCTTGAACAACGACAGAGGGCGGCGCGTGAAATGCGACGTGTAGTAAAAAAAGGCGGTTATATATTGATCAGTAGCCCAAACCGATTGTGCCCGTTGGATTTTTTCCATCGCAGCCGCCACGACGCACACATGCCGCGTCTGCATTCCCGCCAAGAGCCTTTTCTGCTTTCCGTAGACGATTATGCGATGCTGCTGCGCGAGGACGGTGATTGTCAGCACATCAAAGTATTGCCATTGCGTGGATACTGGGGCTTTTTTTCATCGTCGCGCTATTTGCTTGGGCGTATCCTGCAATTGCCTGTGCGCTTCTATTTCAACCAGTTTATGTCCTGGCAATGGACCTCAAAGCTCAGGTCGACTGGCCTGAATCCGTGGCTCATCCTGCTGGTGCAGCGTTAA
- a CDS encoding glycosyltransferase family 2 protein yields MELSIIIVNYNGGELVNPCLHSLFENPPQGEFEVVFVDNASTDGSFEAVKAAFPTVRFVAKDINQGLAKSFNEGLLLSRGRYILSLDNDTCVLPGALDAMLTFMDAHADVGAVGSLLLNPDLTPQKTLRRKPSAINAIFGRRSLITRIWPSNPLSHRYLMDDLSNTDQPFDVHWVSTAALMVRREAVDAVGGLDEDFFVYWVDADWCARLRDGQWRIVAVPAARIIHDENLKAKRRSRRNVRMVIDFHRGAYLYYRKNHARSLLNPMALVALAGLSIRAVTLIVYDYLRWVVMSQTEGARR; encoded by the coding sequence TTGGAACTCTCGATTATTATTGTCAATTACAACGGTGGCGAACTGGTGAACCCGTGTCTCCATTCGCTGTTTGAGAACCCGCCACAAGGCGAGTTCGAGGTGGTGTTTGTGGACAATGCTTCCACCGACGGAAGCTTCGAGGCAGTGAAAGCAGCTTTTCCCACTGTACGTTTCGTCGCCAAGGATATCAATCAAGGACTTGCCAAATCGTTCAACGAAGGGCTGCTTTTGTCTCGCGGTCGCTATATTTTGTCGTTAGACAATGACACCTGCGTACTACCAGGCGCGTTGGACGCCATGCTGACCTTCATGGATGCGCATGCCGACGTTGGCGCCGTGGGTAGCCTGCTGCTAAACCCTGATCTCACCCCGCAAAAAACGCTGCGGCGAAAACCGTCAGCCATTAACGCCATCTTCGGGCGGCGCTCCCTAATCACGCGAATTTGGCCAAGTAATCCACTGTCGCATCGCTACCTGATGGATGATTTAAGTAACACCGATCAACCATTTGATGTGCATTGGGTGTCTACTGCGGCTCTGATGGTGCGCCGGGAGGCCGTAGATGCGGTTGGTGGTTTGGATGAAGATTTCTTTGTCTATTGGGTAGATGCCGACTGGTGTGCGCGCCTGCGTGATGGACAGTGGCGGATAGTCGCTGTGCCGGCGGCGCGAATTATCCATGACGAGAACTTAAAGGCCAAGCGTCGATCACGGCGTAATGTACGGATGGTCATCGATTTTCACCGTGGCGCCTATCTCTACTACCGCAAGAATCACGCCCGCTCGCTGCTTAATCCAATGGCGCTGGTAGCGCTCGCGGGTTTATCAATCCGCGCTGTAACACTGATAGTCTATGACTACCTGCGTTGGGTGGTTATGTCCCAGACAGAAGGAGCAAGACGTTGA
- a CDS encoding sugar transferase, which produces MKGMNLQPLDRQTNATLLQEGGDAGQFCLLECECCAIRSVDRIETYQRVVRRAMDISVSLSVLVLTLPLMLLIGALIRLDSPGPALFWQTRMTKDRRSRMRTPQARSINHDASTLNQEGSVASNAQQPKIYMVGSPFKFVKFRTMYADARERFPELYTYRYSDEEIKQIKFKVTDDPRVTRIGRFLRRTSLDELPNFWNVLIGDMTLVGPRPEIPEMSPYYSPHQLRKFTVLAGITGPSQISGRGDLTFQETANLDAEYVMQRTFKGEIAILWKTLVAVFKGKNAGAF; this is translated from the coding sequence ATGAAAGGTATGAACCTACAGCCACTGGATCGCCAGACTAACGCAACCTTACTTCAAGAAGGGGGCGATGCCGGTCAGTTTTGTCTTCTCGAATGCGAATGCTGCGCGATCAGAAGCGTCGACAGGATAGAAACGTACCAGCGCGTAGTGCGACGCGCTATGGATATCAGCGTATCTCTGTCTGTTCTGGTGCTAACACTGCCGTTGATGTTGTTGATTGGCGCTCTTATTCGGCTCGACTCGCCTGGGCCGGCGCTATTCTGGCAAACCCGTATGACTAAGGATCGACGTTCCAGGATGCGAACGCCGCAGGCGCGGTCGATAAATCATGACGCTTCTACGCTGAATCAGGAAGGTTCAGTAGCGTCCAACGCCCAACAACCGAAAATATACATGGTTGGGAGTCCATTCAAATTCGTCAAATTCCGCACCATGTATGCTGACGCTCGTGAGCGGTTTCCGGAACTTTATACTTATCGCTATAGTGATGAGGAAATCAAACAGATCAAGTTCAAAGTGACCGATGATCCTCGAGTGACGCGAATTGGGCGGTTTCTGCGCCGAACCAGTCTGGATGAGTTGCCCAATTTCTGGAATGTGCTTATCGGTGACATGACATTGGTTGGTCCGCGGCCCGAGATCCCGGAAATGAGTCCTTATTATTCCCCGCACCAGTTGCGAAAGTTCACTGTGCTGGCGGGCATTACTGGGCCTTCGCAGATCAGTGGCCGTGGCGATCTGACTTTTCAGGAGACCGCTAATCTGGACGCAGAGTATGTTATGCAACGAACATTCAAAGGTGAAATTGCCATACTTTGGAAAACGCTGGTCGCTGTGTTCAAAGGAAAGAATGCTGGCGCATTTTAG
- a CDS encoding transposase, translating into MLSFLAAPEMIGVTSMCRFWQGNEAVYHRFLHFCRSKAYDLETLLATWQGYVWRQAVAVQVAGRAVLLGDHTLVVKDGGRMPGVVSLHDASETQHKPSYFRGHCWGAIGVVVGALDACFCLPLALRMHQGFCHLGQVEPTSPQRGADPSLPERVVQMALTLTIDQDGPAFLVLDAFFSIAGVFRLAQSVYSIALKQPYLVIVARAKKNYVAYFPATPKPAGRPGPQPRYGEKVHLIEVFDYPQGFDEVECCVYGQRERVRLMSVPLLWKPLGDALLFIFAITSRGPLVLMCSDLSLSPITALELYCVRTRIEILFAVLKQLLGAFCFHFWTSHLPRHARRPTRNRSLKAPVIERQPTVAACWQAYEVFVFCAVVAQGLLQLIALRFGPEVWQQHRFYLRTRSRDLPSEKTVRQVLAPQVIKPLLDLPPNSLIAQIRHAFQGTTEEEPADPPSIV; encoded by the coding sequence GTGTTGAGCTTTCTCGCCGCCCCGGAAATGATCGGGGTGACGTCAATGTGCCGGTTCTGGCAGGGGAATGAAGCGGTCTATCACCGGTTTCTGCATTTCTGTCGCTCCAAAGCTTATGATCTAGAGACCCTGTTGGCGACGTGGCAGGGTTATGTGTGGCGTCAGGCCGTCGCCGTCCAGGTGGCCGGGCGGGCTGTCTTGTTGGGTGATCATACGCTGGTGGTCAAGGATGGGGGGCGTATGCCAGGCGTCGTGTCGTTACATGACGCTTCAGAAACCCAGCACAAGCCATCGTACTTCCGCGGGCACTGCTGGGGCGCGATCGGGGTGGTGGTTGGCGCACTCGATGCTTGTTTTTGTTTGCCTTTAGCCCTGCGCATGCATCAAGGCTTTTGCCATTTAGGTCAGGTGGAACCGACTTCACCCCAAAGGGGCGCGGACCCGAGCCTGCCCGAGCGGGTGGTGCAGATGGCCCTGACGTTGACCATCGATCAGGATGGCCCCGCATTTTTAGTCTTGGATGCCTTTTTCTCGATCGCGGGGGTCTTTCGCTTGGCCCAATCCGTTTATTCCATCGCCTTGAAGCAACCGTATTTGGTGATCGTGGCCCGGGCCAAGAAAAATTACGTCGCCTATTTTCCGGCGACCCCGAAGCCGGCCGGCCGGCCCGGACCACAACCCCGTTATGGCGAGAAAGTCCATCTGATAGAAGTTTTTGATTATCCACAAGGTTTTGACGAGGTCGAGTGTTGCGTCTATGGCCAGCGGGAACGGGTGCGGTTGATGAGCGTCCCCTTACTCTGGAAGCCCCTCGGCGACGCCCTCCTGTTCATCTTCGCGATCACCTCGCGCGGCCCTTTGGTCCTCATGTGCTCCGATCTGAGCCTCTCACCCATCACCGCGTTGGAACTCTATTGTGTCCGCACCCGCATCGAAATTCTGTTCGCGGTATTAAAGCAGCTCCTGGGCGCTTTTTGTTTTCACTTCTGGACTTCACACCTACCACGCCATGCCCGCCGTCCGACCCGGAATCGGTCGCTCAAGGCCCCGGTGATTGAGCGTCAGCCCACGGTCGCCGCCTGTTGGCAAGCCTATGAAGTCTTCGTCTTCTGCGCCGTGGTCGCCCAAGGCTTGTTGCAGCTGATCGCTCTGCGCTTTGGCCCTGAAGTCTGGCAACAACATCGGTTCTATCTGCGCACCCGTTCCCGCGACCTGCCCTCGGAGAAAACAGTCCGGCAAGTCCTCGCTCCTCAGGTGATCAAACCACTTCTCGATCTCCCACCAAACAGTCTCATCGCGCAGATCCGACACGCTTTCCAAGGTACCACGGAGGAGGAACCGGCCGACCCGCCTTCGATCGTCTGA
- a CDS encoding helix-turn-helix domain-containing protein yields MWSFVHTKQANLPGTKSYHETYGDAWVWLAFAPEWRLVLAFVIGKRTQTYADQLLARVRQVTDLHIPFFTSDQWPEYEKALLMTYGEWYQPVRRGSRGPQPKPRRRPLPEMQYAQVIKIRQQGRVVKVKTHVVFGDTQTVAAYVQTSPVSGGINTSFVERDNLTQRQSNQRLTRRTIRFSKNLKWFEKQLWVSLAYYHLVLPHRSLRQPLVSPEPTRGHGTLRRWSPGTPAMAAGMTDHVWTTAELLSYRVPAEVIDQLPKLEQVFPDFAQIHHSS; encoded by the coding sequence TTGTGGAGTTTTGTGCATACCAAACAAGCGAATCTGCCGGGCACCAAAAGTTATCATGAAACGTATGGCGATGCGTGGGTCTGGCTCGCTTTTGCGCCGGAATGGCGGTTGGTATTGGCGTTTGTGATCGGCAAACGGACCCAAACTTATGCGGATCAATTGCTGGCACGCGTTCGACAAGTGACTGATCTACATATCCCTTTTTTTACCAGTGATCAATGGCCCGAGTATGAAAAAGCGCTGTTGATGACCTATGGGGAATGGTATCAACCGGTGCGTCGCGGTTCGCGAGGTCCTCAGCCCAAACCCCGGCGCCGACCGCTGCCCGAGATGCAGTATGCCCAAGTCATCAAAATCCGCCAGCAGGGTCGGGTCGTGAAAGTGAAGACCCATGTGGTGTTTGGCGATACCCAGACCGTGGCGGCCTACGTGCAAACTTCCCCCGTTAGCGGGGGGATCAATACCAGTTTTGTGGAGCGCGATAACCTGACCCAACGACAAAGCAACCAGCGTCTGACTCGGCGTACGATCAGATTTTCTAAAAATCTCAAATGGTTTGAGAAACAATTATGGGTTTCATTAGCCTACTATCATTTGGTGTTACCCCACCGCAGCTTGCGACAACCGCTCGTATCGCCCGAACCGACGCGCGGACACGGAACCCTGCGTCGATGGTCCCCCGGTACGCCCGCGATGGCGGCTGGCATGACCGATCATGTCTGGACCACCGCAGAATTGTTATCCTATCGTGTCCCCGCTGAAGTCATCGATCAACTACCGAAACTCGAACAGGTGTTTCCCGACTTCGCCCAGATTCACCACAGCAGTTGA
- a CDS encoding TerD family protein, protein MLTFQAGQNLSLSQQNPGIQLVELNLSWAPDDGPWALDSSAFALTDEGKVRSDGDFIFYNQPALADGGITLENQGQRFAIRLADLPAVIARIAIAVTLDAADDQSMSILRHVRLELRDGESGTGIASFTLETAGMTEKAIILGELYRRRSEWKFRAVGQGFAGGLAALARHFGVEVSEEPLYQPVAEAAPEPVEPAAPPPEERESTESAMPPQLNPPPSREREFSTPPTAPAASSDQLSTRCRELEQVGAGFLNWLAEHPERVGQEKAGLTKEFRRLVAQAKRLNQAVQRPMCAGVFGPSQSGKSYLISALARKGNAPLLADFAGQKIDFIRDLNPEGGRESTGLVTRFTLQTVPGATPAAPVQMRLLTQTDLVKMLGNAYYADCDHSDDEPLNQTRLNELLTGLVSVAQASPVDPLSAEDVFDLQAYFERYFKGQERVRLLRHGYWEQAAQLAPRLRIQERARLFGIIWGEVDAFSQLYIRLYNGLQGLNFATDAQAGLEALIPREQSIIDVQTLKSLGTGGGGTLSLLGTNGARVTLPRSEVAALIAELRIVISEQPWDFFQHTDLLDFPGARSREQIKDLPGFLESNDALQSLFLRGKVAYLFERYCAEQELTSMLLCIGPSNQEVKTLPEMVYDWVVSTHGATPEQRTQQPTALFLVLTKFDMEFEEKAGERSPEGRWTTRLESSLLNFFGKQHEWPRQWDIQGCFRNSYWLRNPNFKAKHMFDYDESGRETEVRRGEKNRIEMFRTAFLRDQNANRHFRNPVKAWDAGLMLNDGGVTYLAQNLRPLCNPELKRQQLTGQTQQLREQMAERIDHYHVSDNPEQELEKRLEAARQVAARLIDCAGEQRFGELLRSLQTDSDDLESIYYRIETRLPDEEQSVSAPTIGTAVDTRKMKALLGLAGSTDAKAEEETRKDDAALFAREAVTEWMRDLQDLSGDKSRCDYYRMPEALMAEFVKELISGAQRMKLEERIVAQTRQVTGFRMKFEQIVTLPARLTANLLNRYVDFLGYDALELDKRPLLPLESGPRPVFPPRAVPCGGPQLSERQSTYDQDYYTDWIRAYLDLVERNARFHDGAEVDLAANRNLGELLTRLRSAA, encoded by the coding sequence TTGCTGACATTCCAGGCTGGTCAAAATCTGTCCCTGAGCCAACAGAATCCCGGTATTCAACTCGTTGAACTCAACCTGAGCTGGGCGCCCGACGACGGTCCCTGGGCGCTGGATTCCAGCGCCTTTGCCTTGACGGATGAAGGCAAGGTGCGCAGTGACGGAGATTTCATCTTTTACAACCAGCCAGCGCTGGCCGACGGCGGGATTACCCTGGAAAACCAGGGTCAGCGGTTCGCGATACGTCTTGCTGATTTACCCGCCGTGATTGCCCGGATTGCGATTGCCGTGACGCTGGACGCTGCGGACGACCAATCCATGTCAATTCTGCGTCACGTCCGCCTGGAATTGCGCGATGGCGAGAGCGGAACCGGCATTGCCAGCTTTACGCTGGAAACGGCAGGCATGACCGAGAAGGCGATCATTCTGGGTGAATTGTATCGTCGACGTTCGGAGTGGAAATTCCGGGCAGTTGGTCAGGGCTTTGCCGGCGGGCTGGCAGCATTGGCGCGGCATTTTGGCGTGGAGGTGAGCGAAGAACCGCTCTATCAACCGGTTGCCGAGGCGGCTCCTGAACCGGTTGAACCGGCGGCTCCCCCGCCCGAGGAGAGAGAGTCTACTGAATCAGCGATGCCGCCCCAGCTCAACCCTCCCCCATCCAGAGAGAGAGAGTTTTCTACGCCGCCCACTGCTCCCGCAGCCTCCAGCGATCAACTGAGCACCCGGTGCCGCGAATTGGAGCAGGTCGGCGCCGGATTTCTCAATTGGCTCGCTGAGCATCCCGAGCGCGTAGGGCAGGAAAAAGCCGGTCTGACCAAGGAATTTCGCCGTCTGGTCGCGCAAGCCAAGCGACTCAACCAGGCGGTGCAACGCCCCATGTGCGCCGGCGTGTTTGGCCCCAGCCAGTCCGGCAAGTCCTATCTGATTTCCGCTCTAGCCCGCAAGGGTAATGCGCCATTATTGGCCGATTTCGCCGGTCAGAAAATCGACTTTATCCGCGATCTCAACCCCGAGGGCGGGCGCGAGTCGACCGGATTAGTGACCCGCTTCACCTTGCAAACCGTCCCCGGCGCAACGCCAGCCGCTCCGGTGCAAATGCGCCTGCTGACCCAGACCGATCTGGTTAAGATGCTCGGCAACGCCTACTACGCCGACTGCGATCACAGCGACGATGAGCCGTTAAACCAGACCCGGTTGAATGAATTGCTGACCGGACTGGTTTCGGTGGCGCAGGCTTCGCCAGTGGACCCGCTGAGCGCTGAAGATGTGTTCGATCTGCAAGCCTATTTCGAACGCTATTTCAAGGGTCAGGAGCGGGTGCGTCTGCTGCGGCACGGCTATTGGGAACAAGCGGCGCAACTGGCGCCCCGGCTGCGAATTCAGGAGCGCGCCCGCCTGTTCGGCATTATCTGGGGCGAAGTCGACGCCTTCAGCCAGCTTTATATTCGCCTGTATAACGGCTTGCAGGGCCTTAACTTCGCTACCGACGCTCAGGCCGGGCTGGAGGCGCTCATTCCCCGCGAGCAAAGCATCATTGATGTGCAAACGCTCAAAAGTCTGGGAACCGGCGGCGGCGGAACGTTGAGTCTGCTTGGAACCAATGGCGCGCGAGTGACGCTGCCTCGTAGCGAAGTCGCGGCGTTGATCGCCGAACTGCGCATCGTGATCAGCGAACAGCCCTGGGATTTCTTTCAGCACACCGACCTGCTGGACTTTCCCGGTGCGCGCTCCCGCGAACAGATCAAGGATCTACCAGGTTTTCTGGAAAGCAATGACGCCCTGCAAAGCCTGTTTCTGCGCGGCAAGGTGGCCTACCTGTTTGAACGCTATTGCGCTGAACAGGAATTGACCAGCATGTTGCTGTGCATTGGTCCGAGTAATCAGGAAGTCAAGACGCTGCCAGAAATGGTCTATGACTGGGTAGTGAGCACCCACGGCGCGACCCCGGAACAGCGCACGCAGCAACCGACCGCGCTGTTCCTGGTGTTGACCAAATTCGATATGGAGTTCGAGGAAAAAGCCGGCGAGCGCTCCCCGGAAGGCCGCTGGACCACCCGTCTGGAAAGCTCCCTGCTCAACTTCTTCGGCAAACAACACGAATGGCCGCGCCAATGGGATATCCAGGGCTGTTTCCGTAACAGCTACTGGCTGCGTAATCCCAATTTCAAAGCCAAACATATGTTTGACTATGACGAGAGCGGTCGTGAAACCGAGGTTCGTCGTGGCGAGAAAAACCGCATCGAGATGTTCCGCACGGCTTTTCTTCGGGATCAAAACGCCAATCGCCACTTCCGCAATCCGGTTAAAGCCTGGGATGCCGGTCTCATGCTTAACGATGGCGGCGTTACTTATCTGGCGCAAAATCTGCGCCCGCTGTGCAACCCTGAACTCAAGCGTCAGCAATTGACTGGGCAAACCCAACAGCTGCGTGAGCAGATGGCCGAGCGCATCGACCATTACCATGTCAGTGACAATCCGGAACAGGAATTGGAGAAGCGGCTGGAAGCAGCGCGACAAGTCGCGGCCCGGCTGATCGACTGCGCTGGTGAGCAGCGTTTCGGGGAATTGCTGCGTTCACTGCAAACGGATAGCGATGATCTGGAAAGCATCTACTACCGGATTGAAACCCGGTTACCCGATGAGGAGCAGAGCGTAAGCGCGCCGACCATCGGCACGGCGGTGGATACCCGAAAGATGAAAGCGTTGCTGGGACTCGCCGGTTCCACTGACGCCAAGGCGGAAGAAGAAACCCGCAAGGATGACGCCGCGCTATTCGCCCGCGAGGCTGTAACCGAATGGATGCGGGATTTACAGGATTTGAGCGGCGACAAGTCGCGTTGCGACTATTACCGGATGCCCGAGGCGTTAATGGCCGAGTTCGTCAAGGAATTGATCAGCGGCGCGCAACGTATGAAGCTGGAAGAACGGATTGTGGCGCAAACCCGGCAAGTGACTGGATTTCGCATGAAATTTGAGCAGATTGTGACCCTCCCGGCCCGGCTCACGGCCAACTTGTTGAATCGCTATGTGGATTTTCTGGGCTATGACGCGCTGGAACTGGACAAGCGGCCTCTACTGCCGCTGGAAAGCGGTCCACGACCGGTATTTCCGCCACGCGCCGTGCCGTGCGGTGGTCCGCAACTTAGCGAACGGCAGTCGACGTATGACCAGGATTACTACACCGACTGGATTCGCGCCTATCTCGATCTGGTGGAACGCAACGCCCGGTTCCACGACGGCGCGGAAGTCGATCTGGCAGCTAACCGAAATTTGGGCGAATTGTTGACGCGGTTACGTTCGGCGGCTTGA
- a CDS encoding GTP cyclohydrolase I FolE2, translating to MSTVISIPDVQNSADTRRLAINKVGIKDIRHPVRVRDRNGGEQHTIAMFNMYVNLPHNFKGTHMSRFVEILNVPGREISVDSFKDMLAEMTERLEAESGHIEMTFTYFVNKAAPISGVESLMDYEVTFIGEISDGQPTMNLKVVVPVTSLCPCSKKISRYGAHNQRSHVTINARLKGDGFLWIEDLIDLAEKEASCELYGLLKRPDEKYVTERAYENPKFVEDMVRDIAARLNQDDRVAAYAVESENFESIHNHSAYAMIERDKETEARILSPVAD from the coding sequence ATGTCCACGGTGATCTCCATTCCTGACGTGCAGAACAGCGCCGACACGCGCCGCTTGGCGATCAACAAGGTAGGGATCAAAGACATCCGTCATCCGGTTCGGGTGCGTGACCGCAATGGTGGTGAGCAACACACCATCGCGATGTTCAACATGTATGTGAACCTGCCGCATAACTTCAAGGGCACCCACATGTCGCGGTTCGTGGAAATCCTGAATGTGCCGGGCCGCGAGATTTCTGTAGATTCCTTCAAGGACATGCTGGCGGAGATGACCGAGCGTTTAGAGGCCGAATCCGGACATATCGAGATGACGTTCACCTACTTCGTCAACAAGGCGGCGCCGATTTCCGGCGTGGAGAGCCTGATGGATTACGAGGTGACATTCATCGGCGAAATCAGCGACGGGCAGCCCACGATGAATCTCAAGGTCGTTGTGCCGGTGACCAGCCTGTGTCCCTGCTCGAAAAAAATTTCCCGCTATGGCGCGCATAATCAGCGCTCCCACGTTACGATCAACGCCCGACTGAAAGGCGACGGCTTTCTGTGGATCGAAGACCTGATCGACCTGGCCGAAAAAGAGGCGTCCTGCGAATTGTATGGATTGCTCAAGCGACCAGATGAAAAATATGTGACTGAGCGAGCTTACGAAAATCCTAAATTCGTCGAGGATATGGTGCGCGATATTGCCGCCCGGTTGAATCAGGACGATCGTGTAGCAGCCTACGCGGTGGAATCGGAAAACTTTGAGTCGATTCACAACCATTCGGCCTACGCCATGATCGAGCGTGACAAGGAAACCGAGGCGCGAATCTTGTCGCCGGTAGCTGATTAG
- the dxs gene encoding 1-deoxy-D-xylulose-5-phosphate synthase: MPATGPAFSLLEQIDTPSDLRSLPETRLPALAGELREFLIQTVARTGGHFAANLGTVELTIALHYVFDTPEDRLVWDVGHQTYPHKILTGRRQQMQTLRRKNGIAGFPKRCESPYDTFGVGHSSTSLSAALGMAIAAEWAGSDRKIVAIIGDGAMTAGMAFEALNHAGHLKSDLLVVLNDNEMSISPNVGALSTHLTKLLSGQLFSTVREGGKKVLSHVPPVLEVARRAEEHVKGLFAPEGTLFEELGFHYFGPVDGHDLLTLVSTLRNLRALKGPRLLHVVTRKGKGYPRAEEEPVDYHGVGVFDPACGLQPAKPSGPTYTQVFGDWLCDMAAQDERLIGITPAMREGSGLVEFSERFPDRYFDVAIAEQHAVTLAAGLACEGLKPVVAIYSTFLQRAYDQLIHDVALQNLPVLFAIDRAGLVGPDGPTHAGSFDYSYLRCIPNLVVMAPADENECRQMLYTGFQLNQPATVRYPRGKGPGVVPEPEMRALPIGQGEIRRRGQDLALLAFGDQVAVAEAVAERLNATVVNMRFVKPLDETLIVQMAAEHRALVTLEDNAIAGGAGSAVSECLAQRGLSIPILHLGLPDRFVEQGERAELLVECGLDVDGVLRQLADWRALSNS, encoded by the coding sequence ATGCCCGCCACTGGACCTGCTTTTTCGCTGCTGGAACAAATTGATACTCCTTCTGATTTGCGCAGCTTGCCGGAAACGCGCTTGCCAGCGCTGGCTGGGGAATTGCGCGAATTCCTGATCCAGACCGTGGCGCGCACTGGCGGACATTTCGCCGCCAATCTGGGAACGGTTGAGCTAACCATCGCTCTGCACTATGTCTTCGACACCCCGGAAGATCGACTGGTCTGGGATGTCGGCCATCAAACCTACCCACATAAAATCCTGACTGGGCGTCGTCAGCAGATGCAGACCCTGCGGCGCAAGAATGGCATCGCCGGTTTTCCCAAACGCTGCGAGAGTCCCTACGATACTTTCGGGGTCGGTCATTCCAGCACTTCGCTCAGCGCCGCCCTGGGCATGGCCATCGCCGCCGAATGGGCGGGCAGCGACCGCAAAATTGTCGCCATCATCGGCGATGGAGCGATGACCGCCGGTATGGCTTTCGAGGCGCTGAATCACGCCGGTCATCTCAAGAGCGATTTGCTGGTGGTGTTGAACGATAACGAAATGTCGATTTCACCGAATGTCGGCGCGCTGTCGACCCATTTAACCAAGCTGCTGTCCGGCCAGTTGTTCTCGACGGTGCGCGAAGGTGGTAAGAAGGTGCTCAGTCATGTGCCGCCGGTGCTGGAAGTCGCGCGTCGCGCCGAGGAACACGTCAAGGGACTGTTCGCGCCGGAGGGGACGTTGTTCGAGGAACTGGGTTTCCACTACTTCGGTCCGGTAGATGGGCATGACCTGCTAACACTGGTCTCTACCTTGCGCAATCTGCGGGCGCTCAAGGGGCCGCGCCTGCTGCATGTCGTCACCCGCAAAGGCAAGGGCTATCCCCGGGCCGAGGAAGAACCGGTCGATTACCACGGGGTCGGCGTTTTTGATCCGGCGTGCGGTTTGCAACCGGCCAAGCCGAGTGGACCGACTTATACTCAGGTATTTGGCGACTGGTTGTGCGATATGGCTGCTCAGGACGAACGGTTGATCGGCATCACCCCCGCCATGCGTGAAGGCTCGGGACTGGTGGAATTTTCCGAACGCTTCCCGGATCGCTATTTCGACGTCGCCATCGCTGAGCAACACGCGGTGACCCTGGCCGCCGGGTTAGCCTGCGAGGGACTCAAACCGGTGGTGGCGATTTACTCGACTTTTCTGCAACGCGCTTATGATCAATTGATTCACGACGTGGCGTTGCAAAATCTGCCGGTGCTGTTCGCCATCGACCGCGCCGGGTTAGTCGGACCGGATGGACCCACCCACGCCGGCAGCTTCGATTACAGTTATTTGCGCTGCATTCCCAACCTTGTGGTGATGGCTCCAGCGGATGAGAACGAGTGCCGACAGATGCTCTATACCGGTTTTCAACTGAACCAGCCAGCAACGGTGCGCTATCCACGCGGCAAGGGGCCGGGCGTGGTTCCCGAGCCGGAGATGCGCGCGTTGCCCATCGGCCAGGGCGAGATTCGACGCCGAGGTCAGGACCTGGCGTTGTTGGCGTTCGGCGACCAGGTTGCGGTAGCCGAAGCTGTGGCGGAACGCCTCAATGCCACCGTGGTCAATATGCGCTTCGTTAAACCGTTGGATGAGACGCTGATCGTACAAATGGCAGCTGAGCATCGCGCATTGGTCACGCTGGAGGATAACGCCATCGCCGGCGGCGCGGGCAGCGCGGTCAGCGAATGTTTGGCGCAGCGCGGCCTCTCGATTCCGATACTGCACCTCGGGCTACCGGATCGCTTTGTTGAACAGGGCGAGCGGGCGGAATTGCTGGTTGAATGCGGTTTGGACGTCGATGGCGTACTGCGACAACTGGCTGATTGGCGCGCATTGTCCAATAGTTGA